Genomic window (Pradoshia sp. D12):
CTCCTGAGAACGCAAATCGTGTTGGTGTATGGATTGGTTCCGGAATTGGCGGCATGGAGACATTCGAACAGCAATATGAAACATTTCAAAAAAGAGGCTATCGTAGGGTCAGTCCATTTTTTGTGCCGATGCTTATTCCGGACATGGCTGCAGGACAAGTATCCATACTTCTCGGAGCTAAAGGGGTAAATTCCTGTACGGTGACAGCATGTGCTACAGGAACGAATTCAATCGGAGATGCGTTTAAAGTTATCCAGCGCGGTGATGCGGATGTGATGATTACAGGAGGTGCGGAAGCCCCTATCACGAAAATGTCTGTAGCTGGTTTCTGTGCGAATACTGCTTTATCCTCTAACCCAGATCCTAAAACATCAAGCCGTCCATTTGATAAAAATCGAGATGGATTTGTTATTGGAGAAGGTTCAGGCATTCTCGTACTTGAGGAATTATCACATGCAATTGCGAGAAATGCGCCGATATATGCTGAAATTGTCGGATATGGATCAACAGGGGATGCCCATCATATAACCGCTCCAGCCCCTGAAGGAGAAGGTGGCGCAAGAGCGATGAAAATGGCTATTGATGATGCAGGTCTTGATCCGGAACAGATTGATTATATTAATGCTCATGGAACAAGCACAGAATACAATGATTCCTATGAAACGATGGCCATTAAAACAGTCTTTGGTGATCACGCTTATAAACTGGCAGTAAGTTCAACAAAATCGATGACCGGTCATTTATTGGGAGCAGCAGGTGGCGTTGAAGCAGTCTATACGGTTTTGGCAATCAAGAATGGTATCATTCCACCGACTATTAATCTTGAAACACCGGATCCCGTGTGTGATCTTGATTATGTCCCGGGTGAAGCAAGAAAACGCCAAGTTGACTGTGCGATGAGTAATTCACTTGGATTTGGCGGCCACAATGCCACAATCGTTTTTAAAAAATATAACGGATAGAAAACTTCAAGCGGCCTCTCTTTTTGGTTCATCTACCAAAAAGGGAGGCTATTTTGATTCCCATAAAATATATCCTTTCATATAATGCTCTATTCAAATATAAACAGGATAGGTGAATGGGATGGGAGTTATCAGAACGGATAAATGGTTGGAGGAGTCCTTTAATGATCGGTTAAAAATAGAAGAGAATATTTTAGACACAGTAAATATGCGAGAACATGTTCTAATTGAAGTTTTAAATAGAATTGGCCTATACCAGCCCAACCTAAAAACAAACAAGACATATCAAAATATGAAGGAACGGAAGGTGTGGCATAGAATCGCACTTTATCATAAAAAATATAAAAAAGCATGGGATGGTCCGGATATTCCTATTTTCCTATTTCCGATGGCAAGTGAAGTGTTCAGCTTATTTCGCTCTCCCAATAAACATAAATCAGGGATTGCTTTCATTGATAAATTGTTTTTATTTATATCGGAGAAGGTGAAGGATAAAGAACTGGAAGCTCTATTTGTCCATGAATATCATCATACAACGAGATTGGAATCCCTGGGGGGGCAGGTTAAGCATAGATTGGCAGACTCTATTATTATGGAGGGTCTTGCAGAATTTGCGGTATCAGAATATTGCGGTGAATCGTATTTGGCGCCTTGGATAACCAATTATCAAACGAAGGAAATCGAAGAACTGATTACAGAAAAATTCAAACCGAACTTTGATATGAAGCGATCTGATCCCCTTCATGATAAGTTGTTATTTGGGCATGGTACAATGCCAAAAATGGCCGGATATGCGGCAGGTTACAAACTTGTAAAGGATTATGCAGATCTTCATTCCATGAAGACTAGGGATATGATTGGTCTTTCTACTGATAAAATAATCAATGGATAATTCACTATGCAAAGAAAATCAATTTGCCACTCATACAAGGAATATTTTACAGGAAACTTGCCTATAATGATTGACAAATAGGATAGAAGTGAGGGATATTCGGGAATGTTGTATCTCCATGATGTTTGGGTAAATTGGTTTGAAGGTGAAGAAAACAGTTATAACATTTGCAGCTTTCACGAGTGGAGGAAAGAGGATACGGTTGAGTTACTTGACCAGGTTCCGCTTTTGAAGTTGGAGCCGGTTCTTTTTCACTACATTGAAAATGATTTATTGGAATTGCCTTCAAGTCTTCTACAGGATGTTTATAAGAAGGCGTATATTCGGAAGAATCATGAAAGACTTCCGATGGATTATTGTTTTGTTGCTACAGATGGGACAGGCATCATTGCTATTGATACGATAGGATACACCATACCAATCCGAAAGAGTAGATTAATTCCAAGGCAGGAGCAATTGGCTTATGATATGGTACGTAATGTGGATGCGCATCAGTATGACTATCAGTCAATGATTACAGATTATCAGAAGAAAGAGTATCATATCCTTTCCCCATCTCCTGATTTTATGCTGGGGTTAACACGCAAGGAACGTCAATTAAAGCAATTATTGTTCATGGTACTTGATCAATTAAAAAGTTCAAGCAATACAGCTGAAATTCGTTATTGGTATACAGAATGGGCGCCTGAACAATATTCAACAGTTTTAAAAATGGATTTTGATGAAATATGGCACAAGCTATACTCGGAAATGAAGATAGGCTGGTCAGAAAAACACGCCATGTTATGTGAACGTTTAATAAAAGGCCAACCATTTTTCGAAAAGCTCTGGGAAATAGAAGTAGGAGATCGACCATCCATGCTGTAATGGATGGTTTTTTTATATAAAAAGCTTATGACTCAAGCTCCTAGGAGCCGAAGCTAGATTAAGTAAAAAGCTGAGGCGACTGTTCAGCTCCGACAAGCATAAGAGGAGGCACGTAGGGAGGCGCTCTTTCCTCCCGTAGTGGCTACACTTATGACCTCGAGGAGCTAGGAGCCGAAGCTAGATTGAATAAAAACCTGAAACTAACTTAAGGAACGAAAACTAAAAGCGCCACATCGTGTGGCAACGTCTTTGTGACCAACATGCTGTTGGCCTCCGTAGTGGCTACACTTATGACCTCGAGGAGCTAGGAGCCGAAGCTAGATTGAATAAAAGCTGAAACTAACTTAAGGAACGAAGACTAAAAGCGCCACATCGTGTGGCAACGTCTTTGTGACCAACATCCTGTTGGCCTCCGCAGAGTATTTGCTTATGACTCGAGTTCCTAGGCCCTGAAGTCGAATATAATAAAAAAGTGCTGAAGCTAGATTCAATACAAATCTAGCTTCAGCACTTTAATTTAGAACAATCTTTATCTTCTTTTACGACCTAAACCAATTGCGTTTTTCATTTTTCGTAATGTTTTAT
Coding sequences:
- a CDS encoding DUF2268 domain-containing protein → MGVIRTDKWLEESFNDRLKIEENILDTVNMREHVLIEVLNRIGLYQPNLKTNKTYQNMKERKVWHRIALYHKKYKKAWDGPDIPIFLFPMASEVFSLFRSPNKHKSGIAFIDKLFLFISEKVKDKELEALFVHEYHHTTRLESLGGQVKHRLADSIIMEGLAEFAVSEYCGESYLAPWITNYQTKEIEELITEKFKPNFDMKRSDPLHDKLLFGHGTMPKMAGYAAGYKLVKDYADLHSMKTRDMIGLSTDKIING
- the fabF gene encoding beta-ketoacyl-ACP synthase II; the encoded protein is MESKRVVVTGMGTISPLGNTIRENWENLVAGVSGIGPLTRVNADEYPAKTAGEVKNFEITDIIDRKEARKMDRFTHYAIAASKMAVEDAKLEITPENANRVGVWIGSGIGGMETFEQQYETFQKRGYRRVSPFFVPMLIPDMAAGQVSILLGAKGVNSCTVTACATGTNSIGDAFKVIQRGDADVMITGGAEAPITKMSVAGFCANTALSSNPDPKTSSRPFDKNRDGFVIGEGSGILVLEELSHAIARNAPIYAEIVGYGSTGDAHHITAPAPEGEGGARAMKMAIDDAGLDPEQIDYINAHGTSTEYNDSYETMAIKTVFGDHAYKLAVSSTKSMTGHLLGAAGGVEAVYTVLAIKNGIIPPTINLETPDPVCDLDYVPGEARKRQVDCAMSNSLGFGGHNATIVFKKYNG
- a CDS encoding YjbA family protein, translating into MLYLHDVWVNWFEGEENSYNICSFHEWRKEDTVELLDQVPLLKLEPVLFHYIENDLLELPSSLLQDVYKKAYIRKNHERLPMDYCFVATDGTGIIAIDTIGYTIPIRKSRLIPRQEQLAYDMVRNVDAHQYDYQSMITDYQKKEYHILSPSPDFMLGLTRKERQLKQLLFMVLDQLKSSSNTAEIRYWYTEWAPEQYSTVLKMDFDEIWHKLYSEMKIGWSEKHAMLCERLIKGQPFFEKLWEIEVGDRPSML